From Halapricum desulfuricans, a single genomic window includes:
- a CDS encoding MarR family transcriptional regulator, whose protein sequence is MPVDFESYHPTDLPDEDTNGRQILEFLASNSTLGFRPTELAAELDIPRGSVGTTLRRLEERGLVRHKGEYWAINAEAYDAQTASEIGLQAVADQFEGDYYDRNPDWDDDLPDIDDGSGSGH, encoded by the coding sequence ATGCCCGTCGATTTCGAGAGCTACCACCCGACAGATTTGCCCGATGAAGATACCAACGGGCGTCAGATACTGGAATTCCTCGCTAGCAATTCGACGCTGGGATTCCGACCGACCGAACTCGCTGCGGAACTCGACATCCCACGCGGGAGTGTCGGGACGACGCTTCGCCGACTCGAGGAACGCGGACTCGTCCGTCACAAGGGCGAATACTGGGCTATCAATGCCGAGGCGTATGATGCACAGACCGCCAGCGAAATCGGGCTTCAGGCCGTTGCCGACCAGTTCGAAGGGGATTACTACGACCGAAATCCCGACTGGGACGACGATCTGCCGGATATTGACGATGGGTCGGGGAGCGGACACTGA
- a CDS encoding cation:proton antiporter: MANLLEVGVMFASIAAVGWVANRLGQSVIPFYIVIGMVASEFVVGRLDLPNEIGGLEIQFESLYIAESEFVELGAELGIVFLLFFLGLEFNLDRLLARRKQIGSAGTIDFLINFPAGFAVGWLFFGSALPAFLVAGIVYISSSAIITKSLIDLGWIANDEAEPILGTLVYEDLLIAVYLAVAAALVLGGGDPTRAAQSIGIALAFLFVLVVAVQFGTPAFERLFATGTHEFVVLRAVGLVVLVAGAALALGVSEAVAAFFVGMGVSATGHVQQVENLLEPLRDVFAAVFFFWIGLVTDPMAVAGATGLIAVAVLATTPTKALSGYLGGRAFDLGPRRSARTALAMTTRGEFSLIIATLAVSGGVAGTIPQSVADQISAFAVGYVLVMAVVGTTLMQYSAPFETVVERRLDGTAGEE; the protein is encoded by the coding sequence ATGGCCAACCTGCTGGAGGTCGGCGTGATGTTCGCCTCGATTGCGGCCGTCGGCTGGGTAGCCAACCGGCTCGGCCAGTCGGTCATCCCGTTCTACATCGTGATCGGGATGGTCGCCAGCGAGTTCGTCGTCGGGCGGCTCGACCTACCGAACGAGATCGGCGGGCTCGAAATACAGTTCGAAAGCCTCTATATCGCCGAATCTGAGTTCGTCGAACTCGGTGCGGAGCTGGGAATCGTGTTCCTGTTGTTCTTCCTCGGACTGGAGTTCAATCTCGACCGATTGCTGGCCCGCCGCAAACAGATCGGCTCCGCCGGGACGATCGACTTCCTGATCAACTTCCCCGCCGGGTTCGCGGTGGGCTGGCTCTTTTTCGGGTCGGCTCTGCCGGCGTTTCTCGTCGCCGGGATCGTCTACATCTCCTCGTCGGCGATCATCACGAAGTCGCTGATCGATCTCGGCTGGATCGCCAACGACGAGGCCGAACCGATCCTCGGGACGCTCGTCTACGAGGACCTGCTGATTGCCGTCTATCTGGCCGTCGCCGCCGCGCTCGTACTTGGCGGCGGCGACCCGACTCGGGCCGCACAGTCGATCGGAATCGCGCTCGCGTTTCTTTTCGTGCTAGTGGTCGCCGTCCAGTTCGGGACGCCGGCGTTCGAACGGCTGTTCGCGACCGGCACCCACGAGTTCGTCGTATTGCGGGCCGTCGGGCTGGTCGTTCTGGTCGCGGGAGCGGCGCTTGCGCTGGGCGTCAGCGAGGCGGTCGCGGCGTTTTTCGTCGGGATGGGCGTCTCCGCGACCGGCCACGTCCAGCAGGTTGAGAACCTGCTCGAACCGCTCCGGGACGTCTTCGCCGCGGTGTTTTTCTTCTGGATCGGGCTGGTGACCGATCCGATGGCCGTCGCCGGCGCCACGGGTCTGATCGCGGTCGCCGTCCTCGCGACGACGCCGACGAAGGCACTCAGCGGCTATCTGGGCGGGCGCGCGTTCGATCTCGGCCCGCGTCGCTCCGCGCGGACCGCGCTCGCGATGACCACGCGCGGGGAGTTCTCGCTCATCATCGCCACGCTCGCAGTGTCCGGCGGCGTCGCCGGGACGATCCCGCAGTCGGTCGCCGACCAGATCAGTGCCTTCGCCGTGGGCTACGTGCTGGTCATGGCCGTCGTCGGGACGACGCTCATGCAGTACTCCGCGCCCTTCGAAACGGTGGTCGAAAGGCGACTCGACGGCACTGCCGGAGAGGAGTAG
- a CDS encoding 2-amino-3,7-dideoxy-D-threo-hept-6-ulosonate synthase has protein sequence MDAGKAARLERIGTGGRHLIVPMDHGITMGPVKGLKDIESTIDGITAGGADAVLTQKGIASRVHPHKNGAGYIVHLNGSTTIGPDEEDKRLTGTVEDAIRAGADAVSFHINVGSEHEPDQLSQLGELTAEADRYGMPVLAMAYARGPGIDESDSEALGHAVRLAEELGADVIKTGYSGDAESFQHVVEATAKPVVIAGGSKGTDEETLEMVRGAMDGGAAGVSMGRSIFQHDEPEAITSAVAAVIHDDADAGEALKTAGLAVEA, from the coding sequence ATGGACGCCGGGAAAGCCGCACGACTGGAACGAATCGGAACAGGGGGGCGCCACCTCATCGTCCCCATGGATCACGGCATCACGATGGGGCCAGTCAAAGGCCTCAAGGACATCGAATCGACGATTGACGGGATCACCGCCGGCGGCGCGGACGCGGTGCTCACCCAGAAGGGGATCGCCTCGCGGGTCCACCCCCACAAGAACGGCGCGGGCTACATCGTCCACCTCAACGGTTCGACGACGATCGGCCCCGACGAGGAGGACAAGCGACTCACTGGAACAGTCGAAGATGCCATCCGCGCGGGGGCTGACGCCGTCTCCTTTCACATCAACGTCGGCTCCGAGCACGAACCCGACCAGCTCTCCCAGTTGGGCGAACTGACGGCCGAAGCCGACCGCTACGGGATGCCGGTGCTGGCGATGGCCTACGCCCGCGGTCCCGGGATCGACGAGTCCGACTCCGAGGCCCTGGGCCACGCCGTCCGGCTCGCCGAGGAACTGGGCGCGGACGTGATCAAAACCGGATACAGCGGCGACGCCGAGAGCTTCCAGCACGTCGTCGAGGCGACCGCCAAGCCGGTCGTCATCGCCGGCGGATCGAAGGGGACCGACGAGGAGACCCTGGAGATGGTTCGCGGCGCGATGGACGGCGGTGCAGCAGGCGTCTCGATGGGGCGGTCGATCTTCCAGCACGACGAGCCCGAGGCGATCACGAGCGCCGTCGCCGCCGTCATCCACGACGACGCTGATGCCGGAGAAGCATTGAAAACGGCCGGGCTAGCTGTCGAAGCCTAG
- a CDS encoding electron transfer flavoprotein subunit alpha/FixB family protein — MTVLAVAEHRRGELRPVSLELLSAGRELADATDGDLHAAVVSGDVESHADRLNREGVDTIHAVADGEEFNHDVYTQAVTQLAETVEPTVLLAPDTANGLDYAPAVAERLGAPLLTDALDLSYDERLTVTRERYEGKVETTLDIDAPQAVVTLRPGAWPRADGTGDAEITAFDAVIDESLVRSDVTGYQEIGGEVDVAAADVLVAVGRGIESEDNLDIIRDLADALDATIAASRPVIDNGWLPADRQVGQSGKTVSPELYVAVGISGTVQHVSGVRAETFVAINDDPNAPIFEVADYGVVDDLFEVVPALTDRLTRS, encoded by the coding sequence ATGACGGTACTGGCTGTCGCCGAGCACCGACGCGGCGAGTTGCGCCCGGTCAGCCTGGAACTGCTTTCGGCGGGCCGCGAACTCGCCGACGCCACCGACGGGGACCTGCACGCCGCTGTCGTCAGCGGCGACGTCGAGAGCCACGCCGACCGGCTGAACCGCGAGGGCGTCGACACGATACACGCGGTCGCCGACGGTGAGGAGTTCAACCACGACGTTTACACCCAGGCGGTCACACAGCTCGCCGAGACTGTCGAGCCGACCGTCCTGCTCGCCCCGGATACGGCCAACGGCCTCGACTACGCGCCTGCTGTCGCCGAGCGACTCGGCGCGCCGCTGTTGACTGACGCGCTCGATCTCTCCTACGACGAACGCCTGACGGTCACCCGCGAACGGTACGAGGGAAAAGTCGAGACGACGCTCGACATCGACGCACCGCAGGCGGTCGTGACGCTCCGCCCCGGGGCGTGGCCGCGCGCCGACGGGACCGGCGACGCCGAGATCACGGCCTTCGACGCCGTGATCGACGAATCGCTCGTTCGATCGGATGTCACGGGATACCAGGAGATCGGCGGCGAGGTCGACGTCGCCGCGGCCGACGTGCTGGTCGCCGTCGGCCGCGGCATCGAATCCGAGGACAACCTGGATATCATTCGCGATCTCGCTGACGCCTTGGACGCGACCATCGCGGCCTCCCGGCCTGTCATCGACAACGGGTGGCTGCCCGCGGACCGGCAGGTCGGCCAGAGCGGCAAGACTGTCTCTCCGGAACTGTACGTCGCGGTCGGCATCTCCGGGACCGTCCAGCACGTCTCTGGTGTCCGCGCGGAGACGTTCGTCGCGATCAACGACGACCCGAACGCGCCGATCTTCGAGGTCGCCGATTACGGCGTCGTCGACGACCTCTTCGAGGTCGTGCCGGCACTGACCGACCGCCTCACACGCTCGTGA
- a CDS encoding DUF7575 domain-containing protein, producing the protein MGRTRKRPWLAAVLSLLYPGVGHLYLRQWFRALLWLALVFGASLVLIPADIIPEATSASAILEASQSVPLTATIAILLLRLLSMGDAYVLARRLNASQSRRQQAATRLVGSDSDSDPLSSIEGLQSAGDGADPTQGDVAAPQRCPSCGREIEDPELDFCPWCAEPFDSE; encoded by the coding sequence GTGGGACGAACACGAAAGCGACCGTGGCTCGCGGCTGTCCTCTCGCTGCTGTACCCGGGCGTCGGACACCTGTATCTCCGGCAGTGGTTTCGGGCCCTGCTGTGGCTCGCACTCGTCTTCGGCGCGTCGCTCGTGCTCATTCCGGCAGACATCATCCCGGAGGCGACGAGCGCCTCCGCGATCCTGGAAGCCAGTCAATCGGTCCCGCTCACCGCGACGATAGCGATCCTGCTGCTGCGGCTGCTCAGCATGGGCGATGCATACGTACTGGCACGACGACTGAACGCGAGTCAGTCGCGCCGCCAGCAAGCGGCGACTCGCCTGGTCGGCTCCGACTCCGATAGCGATCCTCTCTCGTCGATCGAAGGCCTGCAGTCGGCGGGAGACGGCGCTGATCCTACGCAGGGCGACGTAGCCGCTCCCCAGCGCTGTCCGTCCTGTGGGCGCGAGATCGAGGACCCCGAACTGGACTTCTGTCCGTGGTGTGCCGAACCGTTCGATTCCGAGTGA
- a CDS encoding MFS transporter, with protein MTDRWLYPWGFGSVAFGGASLLVPLYAVQLGASAFQLGLLASAAAVAGAPGAIAFGRLADRVPSRRPLVIGTLATVGACLAVIPFVSDITAVIVANAVLWLVIAAVAPVVTMVVVDATPESDWAERIGRLNKFQGYGWAGGLLVGTVWPLVVGQFVGAGTATRALFWAFAACAALSAAGTAWTLPSPDGHVTSPRRVRRIGRILTTSPRSIRSATVVFSPNRIYWSTRALRPGRLRKRFSPALATYLVAVCLFLSGSAAFWAPLPLVLTDAEFGSGIVFALYLLASLGSAVVYEPAGRLASRYDLRRLQAGSLVVRGISLPIVALAAGIGAVSLRLGLVGFGLAVVGATWGVMAVVGTAIVTRLASPEIRGEILGIHAALGAVAGGVGGILGGWAATIGYLAAFAIAGALVLLGASLVLTLRVGELLTQNTPAAAE; from the coding sequence ATGACCGACCGCTGGCTGTATCCGTGGGGGTTCGGATCCGTCGCCTTCGGGGGCGCATCGCTTCTGGTACCGCTGTACGCCGTCCAGCTCGGAGCGTCAGCGTTTCAGCTCGGGCTGCTCGCGTCGGCCGCCGCGGTCGCGGGCGCGCCGGGTGCCATCGCTTTCGGCAGACTCGCCGATCGCGTTCCGTCCCGCCGACCGCTCGTGATCGGGACGCTGGCGACTGTGGGGGCGTGTCTCGCCGTGATCCCGTTCGTCTCGGACATCACGGCCGTCATCGTCGCAAACGCCGTCCTGTGGCTGGTCATCGCGGCGGTCGCACCCGTCGTGACGATGGTCGTCGTCGACGCCACGCCGGAATCCGACTGGGCCGAGCGCATCGGGCGACTCAACAAGTTCCAGGGATACGGATGGGCTGGCGGATTGCTAGTGGGCACCGTCTGGCCACTGGTCGTCGGTCAGTTCGTCGGCGCCGGAACGGCGACTCGGGCGCTGTTCTGGGCGTTCGCGGCCTGTGCCGCACTCAGTGCCGCGGGGACCGCGTGGACGCTTCCAAGCCCGGACGGCCACGTCACGAGCCCGCGCCGGGTCCGGCGGATCGGTCGCATACTCACCACGTCCCCCCGTAGCATTCGGAGTGCGACCGTCGTCTTCTCGCCGAACCGCATCTACTGGTCGACGCGTGCGCTCCGCCCGGGGCGACTCCGCAAGCGATTCAGTCCCGCACTGGCGACCTATCTCGTGGCCGTCTGTCTCTTCCTGTCCGGTTCGGCGGCCTTCTGGGCCCCGCTACCGCTCGTGCTCACGGACGCCGAGTTCGGATCAGGCATCGTCTTCGCGCTATACCTGCTCGCGAGCCTCGGTTCGGCGGTGGTATACGAGCCCGCCGGTCGGCTCGCATCGCGGTACGACCTTCGTCGACTCCAGGCCGGTTCACTCGTCGTCCGGGGGATCTCGCTGCCGATCGTTGCCCTGGCGGCCGGGATCGGGGCCGTCTCACTCCGGCTCGGACTCGTCGGCTTCGGGCTGGCTGTCGTCGGGGCCACCTGGGGCGTCATGGCCGTCGTCGGGACGGCGATCGTGACGCGGCTCGCATCGCCGGAGATTCGAGGCGAAATACTCGGTATCCACGCCGCCCTCGGCGCGGTTGCGGGCGGCGTCGGCGGCATCCTCGGCGGCTGGGCCGCGACGATCGGCTACCTCGCCGCCTTCGCGATCGCCGGCGCGCTCGTACTGCTCGGTGCGTCGCTCGTGCTCACGCTCCGGGTAGGTGAGTTACTCACGCAAAATACACCAGCCGCAGCCGAATGA
- a CDS encoding HAD family hydrolase, producing MPTVGRLDPDVLVPWLTYDGAMAPDTVLFDLDSTLCRSTQDDQRIHAQAFARAGVEPFCTPEDVRTVASTITDADTDHEFFRQVFERAAARAGAGSIDAEALARATIALRDPTAVEWRPGAQAALDRARKHANVGLVTNGTRTTQRAKLDTLGIADAFETIVYAADRTEPKPSPAPFETALAEIGASADSALYVGNDYRADVIGAKRAGLTACWIPSERDLDAPADPDHMPDYRFDSPDELTTVL from the coding sequence GTGCCCACGGTCGGTCGTCTCGACCCCGACGTACTTGTACCGTGGCTCACCTACGATGGGGCGATGGCCCCCGATACCGTCCTGTTCGATCTCGACAGCACGCTCTGTCGCTCGACACAGGACGACCAGCGGATTCACGCCCAGGCCTTCGCCCGTGCCGGGGTCGAGCCGTTCTGCACGCCCGAGGATGTCCGGACGGTCGCTTCGACGATCACCGACGCCGACACCGACCACGAGTTTTTCCGACAGGTGTTCGAACGGGCCGCAGCGCGCGCCGGCGCTGGCTCGATCGACGCCGAGGCGCTCGCGCGGGCGACTATCGCGTTGCGCGATCCCACAGCTGTCGAGTGGCGGCCGGGGGCACAAGCCGCGCTGGATCGTGCCCGCAAACACGCAAATGTCGGCCTCGTCACGAACGGGACGCGGACGACCCAGCGGGCGAAACTCGACACGCTCGGGATCGCCGACGCATTCGAGACGATCGTGTATGCGGCCGACCGCACCGAACCCAAGCCCAGTCCCGCGCCCTTCGAGACGGCGCTTGCCGAGATCGGCGCGTCGGCCGACAGCGCGCTGTACGTGGGCAACGACTACCGGGCGGACGTGATCGGCGCGAAACGCGCCGGGCTGACCGCCTGCTGGATCCCGAGCGAGCGTGATCTCGACGCGCCAGCGGACCCAGATCACATGCCCGACTATCGGTTCGACTCGCCAGACGAACTGACGACTGTTCTCTGA
- a CDS encoding 3-dehydroquinate synthase II: MTRTVWLKADSEVGDWEARKRRITAGLEAGVDWVLVDSHDVDRVRELGAVNVAAFANGDVHVMEAEDDEPDPDATIVGRDGEGDGTVDLPSDLSGSADLSALRAEGGADGGYVRIFDESYETFAEAVATEADYTIVVSEDWQIIPLENLIARVGEETQLIAGVQTAEDARTAYETLELGADGVLLDTDDPDEIRRTVEVRDEAGRETLELQYAEVTAVEQTGSADRVCIDTANLMDHDEGMLVGSMARGLFFVHAETAESPYVASRPFRVNAGAVHAYVRTPDGGTKYLSELQSGDEVQVVDSEGRTREAIVGRAKIEKRPMFRIQAELSRDGETDRIETLLQNAETIKVRTREGRKAVTDLEAGDEIALYYEDTARHFGEAVEESIIEK; this comes from the coding sequence ATGACACGGACCGTCTGGCTCAAGGCCGACAGCGAGGTCGGCGACTGGGAGGCGCGCAAGCGACGGATCACTGCCGGTCTCGAAGCCGGCGTCGACTGGGTACTGGTGGACAGCCACGACGTCGACCGCGTCCGCGAACTCGGCGCGGTCAACGTCGCCGCCTTCGCCAACGGCGACGTCCACGTGATGGAAGCCGAAGACGACGAGCCCGACCCCGACGCGACGATCGTCGGCAGGGACGGCGAGGGCGACGGCACGGTCGATCTGCCCTCGGACCTCTCCGGATCGGCGGATCTCTCGGCACTCCGAGCGGAGGGCGGTGCGGACGGCGGATACGTGCGCATCTTCGACGAGAGCTACGAAACCTTCGCCGAAGCGGTCGCCACGGAAGCCGATTACACCATCGTCGTCAGCGAGGACTGGCAGATCATCCCGCTAGAGAACCTCATCGCTCGCGTCGGCGAGGAGACCCAGCTCATCGCGGGCGTCCAGACCGCAGAGGACGCCCGTACCGCCTACGAGACACTCGAACTCGGCGCGGACGGCGTCCTGCTGGATACCGACGACCCAGACGAGATCCGCAGGACAGTCGAGGTCCGCGACGAGGCCGGCCGCGAGACCCTGGAGTTGCAGTACGCCGAAGTGACGGCGGTCGAACAGACCGGCTCCGCCGACCGGGTCTGTATCGACACCGCGAACCTGATGGACCACGACGAAGGGATGCTCGTCGGCTCGATGGCCCGCGGCCTGTTCTTCGTCCACGCCGAGACCGCCGAGTCCCCCTACGTCGCCTCGCGTCCGTTCCGGGTCAACGCCGGCGCAGTCCACGCCTACGTCCGGACGCCGGACGGCGGTACGAAGTACCTCTCGGAGCTGCAGAGCGGCGACGAGGTCCAGGTCGTCGACAGCGAGGGCCGCACTCGCGAGGCCATCGTCGGCCGCGCCAAGATCGAGAAACGCCCGATGTTCCGGATCCAGGCCGAGCTAAGCCGGGACGGCGAGACCGACCGGATCGAGACGCTATTGCAGAACGCTGAGACGATCAAGGTGCGTACCCGCGAAGGACGGAAAGCCGTCACCGACCTGGAGGCCGGCGACGAGATCGCGCTCTACTACGAGGACACGGCCAGACACTTTGGCGAGGCCGTCGAGGAGTCGATCATCGAGAAGTGA
- a CDS encoding cation:proton antiporter regulatory subunit, protein MTVEESDLPGVGKKHVVELDGDQLVIVTHNTGKREVFKRPDSDTDSEKLFELSDDLARTVGTILEGAYFQPVEAEKRQTTLPGGILLEWYEVQPGSPLAGETIAGAHIGRRTGVNVVAIERSGQTVDSPGPDTELREGDTLVVTGTNEECDAFERLLAGEE, encoded by the coding sequence ATGACCGTCGAAGAGAGCGACCTCCCCGGCGTGGGCAAGAAGCACGTCGTCGAACTCGACGGGGACCAGCTCGTCATCGTCACGCACAACACCGGCAAGCGTGAGGTCTTCAAGCGGCCGGATTCGGACACCGACTCGGAGAAGCTGTTCGAGTTATCCGACGACCTCGCGCGGACGGTCGGGACGATCCTCGAAGGGGCGTACTTCCAGCCCGTCGAGGCCGAGAAGCGACAGACGACCCTGCCCGGCGGCATTCTGCTGGAGTGGTACGAGGTCCAGCCCGGCTCGCCGCTTGCGGGCGAGACGATCGCGGGAGCGCACATCGGCCGCAGGACAGGCGTGAACGTCGTCGCGATCGAGCGTAGCGGGCAGACGGTCGACAGCCCCGGTCCGGACACCGAACTCCGGGAGGGCGACACGCTCGTCGTCACGGGGACGAACGAGGAGTGTGACGCCTTCGAACGACTGCTGGCCGGTGAAGAATGA
- a CDS encoding type I 3-dehydroquinate dehydratase produces the protein MDFDSFVLAASTADLADEPDAREHADCIEFRMDLAESPLDALRNYDGDLPILATNRADWGGGEATDDRRRLDAVVEAAEHDAVEAVDIELETMRSGDGERVAEHAREHGADVVVSSHDFEATPGMHDIQETLREACAYGDVGKLAVTAQARADVLDLLVATRAATAEGDRVATMAMGEPGRHSRAVAPLYGSRIGYAPVDPEAATAPGQYDLATLRELVEALAGR, from the coding sequence ATGGACTTCGATTCGTTCGTGCTGGCGGCCTCGACGGCGGATCTCGCCGACGAGCCGGACGCACGCGAGCATGCCGACTGCATCGAGTTCCGCATGGACCTGGCCGAGTCGCCCCTCGACGCGCTCAGGAACTACGACGGCGACCTGCCGATCCTGGCGACCAACCGGGCCGACTGGGGGGGTGGCGAGGCGACCGACGACCGGCGTCGACTCGACGCGGTCGTCGAGGCGGCCGAACACGACGCCGTCGAGGCGGTCGACATCGAACTGGAGACGATGCGATCGGGCGATGGCGAGCGCGTGGCCGAGCACGCCCGCGAGCACGGCGCGGATGTGGTGGTATCGAGCCACGACTTCGAGGCGACGCCCGGGATGCACGATATCCAGGAGACGCTTCGGGAGGCCTGTGCGTACGGTGACGTGGGCAAGCTCGCCGTGACTGCACAGGCCCGCGCTGACGTGCTGGATCTGCTGGTCGCCACGCGGGCCGCCACTGCCGAGGGCGACCGCGTCGCGACAATGGCGATGGGTGAACCGGGCCGTCACTCCCGGGCGGTCGCGCCGCTGTACGGCTCGCGGATCGGGTACGCGCCGGTCGATCCCGAGGCGGCGACCGCGCCGGGGCAGTACGATCTGGCGACGCTTCGGGAGCTAGTCGAGGCCCTCGCCGGTCGATGA
- a CDS encoding electron transfer flavoprotein subunit beta/FixA family protein: MKILVTVTEAATVDTVFEIDGLDIDDRYLSTDLNEWDAYALEEAVQLAEAEGGEVVTVTIGSDGVEETIRQALAKGADRAIRVWDERLAALSVLDPLTKAAVLEAVVADEQPDLVFTGVQSADDSFGATGVVLASRLDWAWGTIVNDLQLDSTVAHVTRELEGNLEELTDIQRPAVLTIQTGINEPRFASLRDITRAQQADIAVESFADLRFDADALVSSIERTDLYEPDTDGEATIFEGSPDETAAELAAVVEETGVTR, encoded by the coding sequence ATGAAGATTCTCGTTACGGTTACGGAGGCGGCGACCGTCGACACCGTCTTCGAAATCGACGGTCTGGATATCGACGATCGATACCTCTCGACGGACCTCAACGAGTGGGACGCCTACGCGCTCGAAGAAGCAGTTCAGCTCGCCGAAGCGGAAGGCGGAGAGGTAGTCACCGTCACGATCGGCTCCGACGGTGTCGAAGAGACGATCAGACAGGCGCTGGCGAAAGGCGCGGATCGGGCGATCCGTGTCTGGGACGAACGGCTGGCGGCGCTTTCCGTACTCGACCCGCTGACGAAAGCGGCGGTACTTGAGGCGGTCGTCGCCGACGAACAGCCGGATCTCGTCTTTACTGGCGTGCAGTCCGCCGACGATTCCTTCGGCGCGACCGGCGTCGTGCTCGCGTCGCGACTGGACTGGGCCTGGGGGACGATCGTCAACGATCTCCAACTGGACTCGACGGTCGCACACGTCACCCGCGAGCTCGAAGGGAACCTCGAGGAGTTGACCGACATCCAGCGACCGGCAGTGTTGACCATCCAGACCGGGATCAACGAGCCGCGGTTCGCCAGCCTGCGGGACATCACGCGGGCCCAGCAGGCGGATATCGCCGTCGAGTCGTTCGCCGATCTACGCTTCGATGCGGACGCACTCGTCTCGTCGATCGAACGGACCGATCTCTACGAGCCGGACACCGACGGCGAGGCGACGATCTTCGAGGGGAGTCCCGACGAGACGGCCGCCGAACTCGCAGCCGTCGTCGAAGAGACGGGGGTGACGCGATGA